One Lachancea thermotolerans CBS 6340 chromosome F complete sequence DNA window includes the following coding sequences:
- the TRM2 gene encoding tRNA (uracil(54)-C(5))-methyltransferase (similar to uniprot|P33753 Saccharomyces cerevisiae YKR056W TRM2 tRNA methyltransferase 5- methylates the uridine residue at position 54 of tRNAs and may also have a role in tRNA stabilization or maturation previously thought to be an endo-exonuclease), which produces MPSGSFNILKACGRSAFASISTWKKTIAVCRTMSSDAVTIASPTEKATDLKRRVSDDGPVVVKKQNKPKKVKLRRYKPKKVDETSPLGVLQHEIDGLLAEKGLTREQIINDMVAVLNHKDSSDIPMSSHYHREVANVSVLKIGSSGDGLALIPNSVETSKMQVVIIPFALPGDVVKIRVFKTHPHYVESDLLEVEQKSPQRKDELIGCKYFGKCAGCQFQFLPYEEQLNLKRETVANAYKYFAPRLLENGLLPKIGETVASPKIFDYRTKLTPHFDMPKKVHKLEERPPLGFGQKGRPTWRNIDAGGSRSILDIEECVIGTKILNEGMENERKKFERDFKGYKRGATILLRENTRVLDSQKPVEEQLGDGSVNPDTGKTSFLEVTEDKPLAKTCVTNSRQVVTEYINGYTFEFSAGEFFQNNNSILPKVTEYVCSNLQIPGSKPEDPHYLVDAYCGSGLFSITASKGVDKVIGVEVSADSVSFAEANAKANGVENCKFVVGKAECIFASIDTPCDRTSVILDPPRKGCDDIFLKQLSEYNPARIVYISCNVHSQARDMQYFLQETEKGKQYKVESLRGFDFFPQTHHVESVCVLTRV; this is translated from the coding sequence ATGCCATCAGGCAGCTTTAATATTCTGAAGGCTTGTGGTAGAAGCGCGTTTGCATCAATAAGCACTTGGAAAAAGACAATTGCAGTTTGTAGAACCATGTCAAGCGACGCAGTAACGATCGCATCCCCCACTGAAAAAGCTACCGATTTGAAGAGACGCGTCTCTGACGATGGGCCTGTTGTTGTGAAGAAGCAAAATAAGCCAAAGAAAGTTAAACTCAGGAGATACAAGCCCAAGAAGGTTGATGAGACTTCTCCATTGGGAGTTTTACAACATGAAATAGATGGGCTCCTGGCAGAGAAAGGGCTCACTAGAGAGCAGATAATTAATGACATGGTTGCGGTTCTCAATCACAAAGACAGTTCTGATATCCCTATGAGCAGCCATTATCATAGGGAGGTTGCAAATGTATCTGTTCTGAAGATAGGTTCGAGCGGCGACGGGCTCGCGCTCATCCCCAACTCTGTGGAAACTAGCAAAATGCAGGTTGTTATTATTCCCTTTGCGCTGCCAGGAGATGTAGTGAAGATCCGGGTTTTCAAGACCCATCCTCACTATGTTGAAAGCGATTTGCTAGAAGTGGAACAGAAATCACCACAACGTAAAGATGAGCTCATTGGGTGCAAGTATTTTGGTAAGTGCGCTGGCTGTCAGTTTCAATTCTTGCCTTACGAAGAGCagttgaatttgaagagagaGACTGTCGCAAACGCCTACAAGTACTTCGCGCCCAGATTACTGGAAAACGGGCTATTGCCCAAGATCGGTGAAACCGTAGCATCCccaaaaatctttgacTATAGAACTAAACTTACGCCTCATTTCGACATGCCAAAAAAGGTCCACAAGTTGGAAGAAAGACCTCCATTAGGGTTTGGGCAGAAGGGGCGGCCAACTTGGAGAAATATTGATGCGGGTGGAAGCAGAAGTATTTTGGATATCGAGGAGTGTGTCATTGGCACCAAAATCCTGAATGAGGGTATGGAAAATGAAAGGAAGAAATTCGAGCGCGATTTTAAAGGCTACAAGCGTGGCGCGACTATCCTACTGCGAGAAAATACTCGTGTTTTGGATTCGCAGAAGCCAGTCGAGGAGCAGCTAGGAGACGGATCCGTAAATCCTGATACTGGGAAAAcctccttcttggaagTTACGGAAGACAAACCCCTCGCCAAAACATGCGTCACCAACTCAAGACAGGTTGTCACTGAATACATTAACGGTTACACCTTCGAATTCTCTGCTGGTGaatttttccaaaacaacaatAGCATCCTGCCCAAGGTCACAGAGTATGTATGCAGCAACCTGCAGATCCCTGGCTCCAAACCTGAAGATCCGCATTACTTGGTGGACGCGTATTGTGGCTCGGGTTTGTTTAGTATCACTGCATCCAAGGGTGTGGACAAGGTGATTGGCGTCGAAGTTTCCGCTGACAGCGTGTCGTTTGCGGAAGCGAACGCGAAGGCTAACGGAGTGGAAAATTGTAAATTCGTGGTCGGCAAGGCGGAGTGCATATTTGCTTCGATCGACACCCCATGCGACAGGACCTCAGTGATCCTGGACCCTCCCAGGAAAGGCTGCGACGACatttttctgaagcagCTCTCGGAGTACAATCCAGCGCGGATCGTGTACATCTCGTGCAACGTACATTCCCAAGCCAGAGACATGCAGTACTTCCTGCAGGAAACCGAGAAGGGCAAGCAGTACAAGGTGGAGAGCTTGCGGGGATTCGATTTCTTTCCTCAAACACACCACGTTGAGAGCGTGTGTGTCCTGACCAGGGTCTAA
- the RHO4 gene encoding Rho family GTPase RHO4 (similar to uniprot|Q00246 Saccharomyces cerevisiae YKR055W RHO4 Non-essential small GTPase of the Rho/Rac subfamily of Ras-like proteins likely to be involved in the establishment of cell polarity) has translation MASPSKRLSLSPKKMAQFSSSSNEPDSSSQGPYLQTKLPTPLARTLSEVPSYERIKRSQTAADHHLKFVVVGDGAVGKTCLLISYTQGSFPEEYVPTVFENYVTKMKGPGNAVIELALWDTAGQEEYNRLRPLSYTDVDLLMVCYSVDSKTSLHNVQELWIPEVRHFCPDTPIMLVGLKSDLYALDNLEKLVDPKDAELFAQQMGLMGHYQCSAKYRNNIDELFNVAITTLLYDSIQERRGKSMVNLFKTKRSTGALGPMAKRRKHACYVL, from the coding sequence ATGGCATCGCCCTCTAAACGACTATCTCTCTCGCCGAAGAAAATGGCACAattttcttcgtcatcaaatGAACCCGATAGCTCTTCTCAAGGGCCTTATTTGCAGACAAAGCTTCCTACTCCGCTTGCTCGAACCCTATCAGAAGTCCCAAGCTATGAACGAATAAAGAGGTCGCAAACAGCTGCTGACCACCACTTGAAATTTGTTGTGGTTGGCGACGGTGCAGTTGGGAAGACTTGTCTTCTAATCTCTTACACGCAGGGGTCTTTTCCAGAAGAGTACGTACCGACtgtctttgaaaactacgTTACAAAGATGAAGGGCCCGGGAAACGCAGTGATCGAGCTCGCGCTCTGGGATACTGCTGGACAAGAAGAGTACAATCGGTTAAGGCCGCTGTCCTACACAGACGTTGATTTACTCATGGTGTGCTACTCCGTGGACAGCAAAACTTCTTTGCATAATGTTCAGGAACTGTGGATACCAGAGGTTAGGCATTTTTGTCCTGACACGCCAATCATGCTCGTGGGATTGAAAAGTGACCTTTACGCTTTAGATAAcctcgagaagcttgtAGATCCCAAGGATGCAGAGCTTTTCGCACAGCAGATGGGTCTAATGGGACACTACCAGTGCTCTGCAAAGTATCGCAATAAtattgatgaacttttcaacGTAGCTATCACCACGTTGTTATATGATTCAATTCAGGAACGCAGAGGAAAATCTATGgtcaatcttttcaaaacgaAGAGAAGTACCGGAGCATTAGGACCGATGgccaagagaagaaagcatgCATGCTATGTGCTGTAA